One stretch of Dokdonia sp. Hel_I_53 DNA includes these proteins:
- a CDS encoding gliding motility protein GldL: MRVKHILALLIVGFICTLLGALFKILHWMGAPQLLIAGTFIQAISGVLAIWKLFTSHAFKDFLNK; encoded by the coding sequence ATGAGAGTAAAGCATATTTTGGCACTGTTAATTGTCGGGTTTATTTGTACACTTCTAGGTGCGTTGTTTAAAATATTACATTGGATGGGAGCTCCACAGCTTTTAATTGCGGGTACATTTATACAGGCAATTTCGGGAGTGTTAGCCATCTGGAAGCTATTTACATCTCATGCTTTTAAAGACTTTCTAAATAAATAA
- a CDS encoding M36 family metallopeptidase, which translates to MKKFYTLFLMAFLLGTTAYAQKSMDGIVQNYLTGNAGEDGLKSTDVSQFKVTNVVPSLNPNIKHVYVQQMYQGIPIQNGTYKLTVKGDKVTFEINQFVKNLTEKAAGKTASLSPENAIQKVVSDRKIQSPRSLNSKRVSSNVFEYANSGMTLEPIRVEQTYLAIGDKMHLTWNVSIYPTDGQHWWNVNVDASTGEILKVTDWVISCSFEDPNHLEHGHSKTRKNNEIVLGPVRASEATAVVGGGSYNVYPLGIESPIHGNRIVVTDPANATASPYGWHDTNGAAGAEFTTTRGNNVLAQDDTNGNNGTGVSPNGGSSLNFNFPYDQNASPSTYLPAATTNLFYWNNLMHDVWYQYGFDEASGNFQENNYGKGGAGSDSVNADAQDGSGTNNANFATPPDGQNPRMQMFLFTNPTRDGDFDNGIIAHEYGHGISSRLVGGPSFNGLGGSEQMGEGWSDWMGLVMTIRPGDTRNTARGIGNFAIGQSVTGAGIRPTRYSPDFAVNGTTYDNIGSLAVPHGVGYGFATILWDMTWDLIDLEGLSTDQYNGTGGNNIAMALVIEGLKNTANNPGYVSGRDGILQADQDLYGGQYNCLIWDAFARRGVGVDAVENSNGGTNTNTDQITSYTSGCAGPPQPVTCNSTVANFPYNEGFENTIGAWSQDTTDNINWTVNTGGTPSNGTGPAAANEGTYYIYVEASGDGAGFPNKTAILYSPCFDLSGVNGAEASFSYQMTGTAVGTIRLEARDDASQTWTELWVQSGDKGAAWIDETVSLSAYSGSTQLRFRATTAASWSGDIAIDGFSVGGAAQADTQAPTTPTSLSVTSVTDTTINIAWNASTDNVAVTGYDVYQGATLLGNVAATTAEITGLTEDTSYNFTVRARDAAGNVSNASNTATGTTTGGVTNPSGCAGGVNSFPYTESFEANIGLWSQGNGDDLDWTRDSSGTPSSGTGPTTGAQGSFYMFVEASGDGVGYPNKSATLNSPCFDLSSETDAIFTFNYHANGAGTMGSIALEASTDGGANWSSLWSQTAYQGTAWQTQAVSLSAFAGNAVQLRFVRVTGNTWQADVAVDNTRVTVSGGTDPNPPTGYCASNGNSVVDEYIQRVQIGSINNATTASSGGYGNYTNLSTNLSASNSITITPAWTGTVYSEGYAVFVDWNRDGDFTDAGETVYTRAATTATPITGSFNTPAGAQAGPTRMRVSMKYNGIPTACESFQYGEVEDYIVVIGASATGFAAGSDSFVDNGATALTSMNLYPNPVSSTLNVDLNGATADKVVVYNLLGQRVVDQKFTPSLDVARLESGIYIIEVTSGDTVLNKRFIKK; encoded by the coding sequence ATGAAAAAATTTTACACTCTATTTCTAATGGCTTTTCTATTAGGAACAACAGCTTACGCTCAAAAAAGTATGGATGGAATTGTCCAAAACTATTTGACAGGTAATGCAGGAGAAGATGGATTGAAGTCTACAGATGTGTCACAGTTTAAAGTGACAAATGTGGTTCCATCCCTAAACCCTAACATCAAGCATGTTTATGTGCAACAGATGTATCAAGGAATACCTATTCAAAATGGAACTTACAAGCTCACCGTTAAAGGAGATAAAGTTACTTTTGAAATTAATCAATTTGTAAAAAATCTTACAGAAAAAGCAGCAGGAAAAACTGCGTCACTTTCCCCTGAAAACGCAATACAAAAGGTAGTAAGTGATCGAAAAATTCAATCACCTAGAAGCTTAAACTCTAAAAGAGTTAGCAGTAATGTTTTTGAATACGCAAACTCAGGGATGACTCTTGAGCCAATAAGAGTAGAGCAAACTTATCTAGCAATTGGGGATAAAATGCACCTTACTTGGAATGTATCAATATACCCTACAGATGGTCAACACTGGTGGAATGTAAATGTTGATGCATCTACAGGTGAAATTTTAAAAGTAACAGATTGGGTTATTTCTTGTTCTTTTGAAGATCCAAATCATTTAGAACACGGTCATTCAAAAACAAGAAAGAATAACGAGATCGTACTTGGTCCAGTAAGAGCGTCTGAAGCGACAGCAGTTGTAGGTGGTGGGTCTTACAATGTATACCCATTAGGTATTGAAAGCCCAATTCATGGTAATCGAATTGTAGTTACAGATCCAGCAAATGCCACAGCCTCTCCTTATGGATGGCATGATACTAACGGTGCTGCAGGTGCAGAGTTTACAACGACACGTGGTAACAATGTTTTGGCACAAGATGATACTAATGGAAATAACGGTACAGGTGTAAGTCCGAACGGAGGAAGTTCATTGAACTTTAACTTTCCATATGATCAAAATGCATCACCATCTACATATTTGCCAGCGGCAACAACAAACCTTTTCTACTGGAATAACTTAATGCATGATGTATGGTACCAGTACGGATTTGATGAGGCATCAGGTAACTTCCAAGAAAATAACTATGGAAAAGGAGGTGCTGGAAGTGACTCTGTAAATGCAGATGCACAAGATGGCAGCGGAACAAATAACGCAAATTTTGCAACACCACCAGACGGACAAAATCCAAGAATGCAAATGTTTTTATTCACCAACCCCACAAGAGATGGTGATTTTGATAATGGAATTATAGCACATGAATATGGTCACGGTATATCTTCACGTTTAGTTGGAGGACCAAGTTTCAACGGTCTTGGTGGTTCTGAACAAATGGGCGAAGGATGGTCTGACTGGATGGGATTAGTAATGACTATTCGTCCTGGTGATACAAGAAACACAGCTAGAGGTATTGGTAATTTTGCAATCGGCCAATCAGTGACAGGAGCTGGAATACGTCCTACTAGATATTCTCCAGATTTTGCTGTAAATGGTACTACATATGATAACATAGGTAGTCTTGCAGTTCCTCACGGAGTAGGATACGGTTTCGCAACCATTTTATGGGATATGACTTGGGATCTTATCGATCTTGAAGGATTGAGTACTGATCAGTATAATGGTACTGGAGGTAATAACATTGCAATGGCACTTGTTATAGAAGGTTTAAAAAATACAGCAAACAATCCTGGATATGTATCTGGTAGAGATGGTATACTACAGGCAGATCAAGACCTTTATGGAGGTCAGTACAACTGTTTAATTTGGGATGCCTTTGCTAGAAGAGGAGTAGGTGTAGACGCTGTTGAAAATAGTAACGGTGGAACAAATACAAATACAGATCAGATTACGTCATATACAAGTGGATGTGCTGGCCCTCCACAACCAGTTACATGTAACTCAACAGTTGCAAATTTCCCTTACAATGAAGGGTTTGAAAATACAATAGGAGCTTGGTCACAGGATACTACTGATAATATCAATTGGACTGTAAATACAGGAGGAACGCCTTCTAATGGTACTGGACCAGCTGCAGCAAATGAAGGAACGTATTACATTTATGTAGAGGCTTCTGGAGATGGAGCAGGATTCCCAAATAAAACAGCAATCTTATATTCTCCATGTTTTGACTTATCTGGAGTTAATGGTGCTGAAGCTAGCTTTAGCTATCAAATGACAGGTACGGCGGTAGGAACTATACGACTTGAAGCTAGAGATGATGCTTCTCAAACTTGGACCGAGCTATGGGTTCAATCTGGTGATAAAGGAGCAGCTTGGATAGATGAAACAGTAAGCCTCTCTGCTTATTCTGGATCTACTCAATTACGCTTTAGAGCAACTACAGCAGCCTCTTGGTCTGGTGATATTGCGATAGATGGATTTAGTGTTGGAGGAGCTGCACAAGCAGATACTCAGGCGCCTACTACACCAACAAGTTTGAGTGTAACAAGTGTAACTGATACAACTATAAACATCGCTTGGAATGCATCAACAGACAACGTTGCTGTAACTGGGTATGATGTGTATCAAGGAGCAACTTTATTAGGAAATGTGGCAGCAACAACTGCTGAAATTACGGGTCTTACAGAAGATACTTCCTATAACTTTACAGTGAGAGCTAGAGATGCAGCAGGTAACGTTTCAAATGCAAGTAATACGGCTACGGGAACTACAACTGGAGGAGTAACAAACCCATCAGGATGTGCTGGGGGAGTAAATTCATTTCCATATACTGAAAGTTTTGAGGCAAATATTGGATTATGGTCACAAGGAAATGGTGATGATTTAGATTGGACACGTGATTCTTCAGGTACTCCATCTTCAGGAACAGGACCAACCACTGGCGCACAAGGTTCTTTCTATATGTTTGTAGAAGCATCTGGTGATGGTGTAGGTTATCCTAACAAAAGTGCAACATTAAACTCTCCATGTTTTGATCTTTCATCTGAGACGGATGCTATCTTTACATTTAATTACCATGCAAATGGTGCTGGAACTATGGGAAGTATTGCCTTAGAGGCTAGTACAGATGGTGGTGCAAACTGGTCATCATTATGGAGTCAAACAGCTTATCAAGGAACGGCTTGGCAAACACAAGCAGTATCACTTTCTGCCTTTGCAGGAAATGCTGTACAACTTCGTTTTGTACGAGTAACAGGGAACACTTGGCAAGCAGATGTTGCGGTTGATAATACTAGAGTAACAGTTTCTGGAGGAACAGATCCTAATCCGCCTACCGGTTACTGTGCTTCTAATGGAAATAGTGTAGTAGACGAGTATATCCAAAGGGTTCAAATAGGAAGTATTAATAATGCTACTACAGCTTCTTCTGGAGGTTATGGTAACTATACAAACTTATCTACAAATTTAAGCGCTTCAAATTCTATAACAATTACTCCTGCATGGACTGGAACTGTTTATAGTGAAGGATATGCTGTGTTTGTAGATTGGAATCGTGATGGTGACTTTACAGATGCTGGAGAAACTGTCTATACAAGAGCAGCAACTACTGCTACTCCTATAACGGGATCATTCAACACTCCAGCAGGAGCACAAGCTGGACCTACACGTATGAGAGTTTCTATGAAATATAATGGGATACCTACCGCTTGTGAAAGCTTCCAATACGGAGAGGTTGAAGATTATATCGTAGTAATTGGGGCTTCTGCAACAGGATTTGCAGCTGGATCAGATAGTTTTGTAGATAATGGGGCAACAGCTCTTACTTCTATGAATCTATATCCTAACCCAGTAAGCTCAACATTAAATGTTGATCTTAATGGAGCTACCGCAGATAAGGTAGTAGTCTATAATTTATTAGGTCAGAGAGTAGTTGATCAAAAATTTACACCTTCTTTGGACGTAGCTCGATTAGAGTCAGGGATCTATATTATAGAAGTAACTTCTGGTGATACCGTACTTAACAAGCGCTTCATCAAAAAATAG
- a CDS encoding ABC transporter ATP-binding protein, translating into MAQTPLLLVEGLSQYFYSQGKDNQVLFDISFKLLPNEILGIVGESGSGKSLTSLAIMGLLPKINSKTLGSIKYEGEELQNISEKSWQSIRGNKISMIFQEPMSSLNPSMKCGEQVLEILLEHFTLSRKRSKQQVLELFEKVKLPSPDIIYNAYPHEISGGQKQRVMIAMAIACKPKILIADEPTTALDVTVQQEIILLLKELQQETGMSIVFISHDLSLVSEIADRVIVMYRGKIVETATSKELFKSPKHQYTKALLNARPSLEQRLKKLPTIKDYLENKPSSPIETKQEREKHQEDLYAQQPLLEINNIEKTYFSKTGFFGKQTEFKAVNDVSFSIYEGETLGLVGESGCGKSTLGNAILQLDKATAGSIFYKGKDITALKGSELRSLRKEIQIIFQDPFASLNPRLTVGQAIIEPMQVHTLYGSNKDRKEKVFELLERVGLDHSAYNRYPHEFSGGQRQRVGIARTIAVKPKLIVCDESVSALDISVQAQVLNLLNELKSDFGFTYIFISHDLAVVKYMSDQLVVMNKGKIEEIGDADKIYAAPEKEYTQKLIDAIPKGI; encoded by the coding sequence ATGGCTCAAACTCCGTTGTTACTTGTAGAGGGATTATCACAGTATTTTTATTCACAAGGAAAGGATAACCAAGTCTTATTTGATATTTCTTTTAAGCTACTACCTAATGAGATCTTAGGAATAGTAGGAGAGTCTGGCTCTGGAAAATCACTTACCTCTTTAGCTATTATGGGTCTGCTCCCAAAAATTAATAGTAAAACCTTAGGATCTATCAAGTATGAGGGAGAAGAACTGCAAAATATTTCTGAAAAGAGCTGGCAATCCATTAGAGGGAATAAAATTTCTATGATCTTTCAAGAACCTATGAGTTCGCTTAATCCTTCTATGAAATGTGGAGAACAAGTCTTAGAGATCTTACTGGAGCATTTTACGCTTTCGCGAAAGCGTTCAAAGCAACAAGTACTTGAGCTTTTTGAAAAAGTTAAACTTCCGTCACCGGATATAATTTATAACGCTTATCCTCATGAAATTTCTGGTGGACAGAAACAGCGAGTTATGATTGCAATGGCGATTGCATGTAAGCCCAAAATTCTTATTGCCGATGAGCCTACAACTGCACTTGATGTTACCGTGCAGCAAGAAATCATTCTTCTGCTCAAGGAATTACAGCAAGAAACAGGAATGAGCATTGTATTTATTTCTCACGACTTATCATTAGTAAGCGAGATTGCAGATAGAGTTATAGTTATGTACAGAGGAAAAATTGTGGAAACAGCAACCTCCAAAGAATTATTTAAATCACCTAAGCATCAGTATACTAAAGCGCTTTTAAATGCTAGACCTTCATTAGAGCAAAGACTAAAAAAATTACCAACTATAAAAGATTATCTGGAGAATAAACCTAGTTCTCCTATTGAGACAAAACAAGAACGGGAAAAACATCAAGAAGATTTATATGCTCAACAGCCATTATTAGAAATAAATAATATTGAAAAAACCTATTTCTCTAAAACAGGTTTTTTTGGAAAGCAAACTGAGTTTAAAGCTGTAAATGATGTCTCTTTTAGTATTTACGAAGGAGAAACTTTAGGTTTAGTAGGAGAGTCTGGCTGTGGGAAATCCACCTTAGGAAATGCTATTCTTCAACTAGACAAAGCAACGGCTGGATCTATCTTTTATAAAGGTAAAGATATAACAGCATTAAAAGGCTCTGAGCTAAGGTCTTTACGTAAAGAAATACAAATTATATTTCAGGATCCATTTGCCTCACTAAACCCAAGACTTACTGTAGGACAAGCTATCATTGAGCCTATGCAAGTGCATACACTATATGGCTCCAATAAAGATCGTAAAGAAAAGGTTTTTGAGTTATTAGAAAGAGTAGGTCTAGATCACTCTGCATATAATAGATATCCTCATGAATTCTCTGGAGGCCAAAGGCAACGTGTAGGTATTGCTAGAACTATAGCGGTAAAACCAAAATTAATTGTTTGTGATGAATCTGTAAGTGCGCTTGATATATCAGTACAAGCTCAGGTTCTTAACTTACTTAATGAATTGAAATCAGATTTTGGATTTACCTATATATTTATCTCACATGATCTTGCCGTAGTAAAATACATGTCAGATCAACTCGTGGTGATGAATAAAGGTAAAATAGAAGAAATAGGAGACGCTGATAAAATTTATGCCGCTCCAGAGAAAGAATATACGCAAAAACTCATTGATGCAATCCCAAAAGGTATTTAA
- a CDS encoding CoA transferase subunit B encodes MALDKTQIAQRIAREVKDGYYVNLGIGIPTLVANYVREDIDVEFQSENGVLGMGPFPFEGEEDADIINAGKQTITTLPGASFFDSATSFSMIRGKHVDLTILGAMEVAENGDIANWKIPGKMVKGMGGAMDLVASAENIIVAMMHTNRAGESKLLKRCSLPLTGVACVKKIVTNLAVLEITEKGFKLLERAPGVSIEDIKQATEGFLEIEGEIPEMIF; translated from the coding sequence ATGGCACTAGATAAAACCCAAATAGCACAACGCATTGCTAGAGAAGTAAAAGACGGTTATTATGTAAATCTTGGAATAGGCATACCTACTTTGGTAGCAAATTATGTGCGTGAGGATATAGATGTGGAGTTCCAAAGTGAGAATGGAGTTCTCGGTATGGGGCCTTTCCCATTTGAAGGAGAGGAAGATGCAGATATTATTAATGCAGGTAAGCAGACTATCACTACACTTCCTGGCGCTAGTTTTTTTGATAGCGCAACTAGTTTTAGTATGATAAGAGGTAAACATGTTGACCTCACCATTTTAGGAGCAATGGAAGTAGCTGAGAATGGCGATATTGCAAATTGGAAAATTCCAGGTAAAATGGTTAAAGGAATGGGAGGAGCCATGGACCTTGTCGCAAGTGCAGAAAATATTATCGTTGCAATGATGCACACCAATAGAGCTGGAGAATCTAAACTTCTCAAAAGATGTAGCTTGCCACTTACAGGAGTGGCTTGTGTTAAAAAGATAGTGACTAATTTGGCTGTATTAGAAATAACAGAAAAAGGTTTTAAGCTTTTGGAACGAGCTCCTGGTGTTTCTATTGAAGATATAAAACAAGCCACAGAAGGGTTTTTAGAAATCGAAGGGGAGATACCTGAGATGATCTTTTAA
- a CDS encoding CoA transferase subunit A, producing MILKKVAGVKEALKGVSDNMTMMLGGFGLSGIPENSIAELVALNLSGLTCISNNAGVDDFGLGLLLQKKQIKKMISSYVGENAEFERQMLSGELDVELIPQGTLAERCRAAQAGFPAIYTPAGYGTEVAEGKETREFDGKMYVLEHAFKADFAFVKAWKGDAAGNLIFKGTARNFNPNMCGAATITVAEVEELVPVGSLDPNQIHIPGIFVQRIFQGTNYEKRIEQRTIRTRE from the coding sequence ATGATATTAAAGAAAGTTGCGGGAGTAAAAGAAGCCCTAAAAGGAGTTTCAGATAATATGACGATGATGCTAGGCGGTTTTGGGCTTAGTGGTATCCCTGAAAATTCAATTGCAGAGCTAGTTGCTCTCAATTTAAGTGGCCTTACCTGTATTTCAAATAATGCTGGGGTAGATGATTTTGGTTTAGGACTGCTCCTACAAAAAAAACAAATAAAAAAAATGATCTCTAGTTATGTAGGAGAAAATGCAGAGTTTGAAAGACAAATGCTTAGCGGAGAACTTGACGTAGAGTTAATACCACAAGGAACCCTTGCAGAGCGATGCCGTGCTGCTCAGGCTGGTTTTCCAGCAATTTATACACCAGCGGGATATGGTACAGAAGTGGCAGAGGGAAAAGAAACACGTGAGTTTGACGGTAAGATGTATGTTTTAGAACATGCTTTTAAGGCAGACTTTGCATTTGTAAAAGCTTGGAAGGGAGATGCAGCTGGCAACCTTATTTTTAAAGGTACCGCCCGTAACTTTAATCCTAATATGTGTGGTGCAGCAACAATTACGGTGGCTGAGGTTGAAGAACTTGTACCTGTGGGATCTTTAGACCCTAATCAAATACATATTCCAGGAATATTCGTCCAACGAATTTTTCAGGGAACTAATTATGAGAAGAGAATTGAACAACGCACTATTAGAACAAGAGAATAA
- a CDS encoding penicillin-binding protein 1A, with protein MAKRATSKKPKKTTNNNGKYISWFWRIFAVGILSVVMLFLLASWNVFGELPSFEELENPESNLATKIISVDGKLLGTYYNENRTPIKYEDLPQNLIDALVATEDERYYEHSGIDFKGTARAFAYLGKKGGASTITQQLSKLLFTGEAAKGWERYTQKVKEYVIATRLERQYTKQEIVAMYLNKFDFLFRAIGISSASRIYFNKDVKDLELHESAVLVAMLKNPRQYNPYREISREKSLMRRNQVFKQMEKNGMITTAEKDSLQAIPMVVTFTPEGHADGIATYFRENLKKFLSKWIEENPKGEDENGNLEYYNIYRDGLTITTTIDSRMQKLAEEAVEKHMPNLQSAFDKQNANNTTAPFRDIEKEDIALIFNRAMKSSERWRKMKAQGKSDSDIKKSFDVKTDMTVFSWRGDIDTLMTPRDSIRYYKKFLRSGMMSMVPQTGEVRAWVGGINMTHFQYDHVQTGKRQVGSTFKPFLYATAVDQLHISPCDTLPNTLYTIPAGSHGNTKDWTPENSGGDMGGMVTMKYALAQSINTISARLMDKVGPSQVLKLASDLGVDTKNIPEVPSIALGTPDISLYEMVSAYGAFANKGVYVKPQMVSTIQDKNGTILYQHVPETRDVLSDESAYITLELMKGVTSSGSGARLRHSWRKDGVYKNTVTGYPYGFTNPIAGKTGTTQNQSDGWFMGVVPDLVTGVWVGGDDRSVHFPGIGYGQGATMALPIWALYMKGVYANIDLKVSDKDFERPENLSIETNCDNYKSNGVSDDLPDELDF; from the coding sequence ATGGCAAAACGAGCAACTTCAAAAAAACCAAAAAAAACTACCAATAACAACGGGAAATATATCTCTTGGTTTTGGAGAATTTTTGCTGTAGGAATTCTTTCAGTCGTGATGCTCTTCTTACTTGCAAGCTGGAATGTTTTTGGTGAATTACCTTCCTTTGAAGAGCTTGAGAACCCAGAAAGCAATCTGGCCACTAAGATTATTTCTGTAGACGGGAAGTTATTAGGGACTTACTATAACGAAAACCGCACGCCTATTAAGTATGAAGACCTACCTCAAAACTTAATAGATGCCCTCGTTGCCACAGAGGACGAGCGTTATTATGAGCACTCTGGTATCGATTTTAAAGGAACAGCCAGAGCATTTGCCTATTTGGGAAAAAAAGGTGGAGCAAGTACTATTACACAGCAACTTTCTAAGCTTTTATTTACTGGAGAAGCAGCAAAAGGCTGGGAACGATACACACAAAAAGTAAAAGAATATGTGATTGCCACTAGACTAGAGAGACAATATACCAAACAAGAAATTGTAGCGATGTATTTAAATAAGTTTGACTTTCTTTTTAGAGCTATTGGGATAAGCTCAGCATCCCGCATTTACTTTAATAAGGATGTAAAAGACCTAGAGCTACACGAGAGCGCAGTATTAGTAGCAATGCTTAAAAATCCAAGACAGTATAATCCCTATCGCGAAATATCTCGAGAAAAATCCCTAATGAGGCGTAATCAGGTATTTAAACAAATGGAGAAAAATGGGATGATCACAACTGCAGAGAAAGATTCCTTACAGGCTATCCCAATGGTAGTCACTTTTACTCCAGAAGGACATGCAGATGGTATAGCGACTTATTTCAGGGAGAATCTCAAAAAGTTTCTAAGTAAATGGATAGAAGAAAATCCAAAAGGGGAGGATGAAAACGGAAATCTAGAATATTATAACATCTACAGGGACGGTCTTACAATTACGACTACTATAGATTCTCGCATGCAAAAGCTAGCGGAAGAAGCTGTAGAAAAGCATATGCCGAATTTACAAAGTGCGTTTGATAAACAGAATGCAAATAACACAACCGCTCCTTTCCGAGATATAGAAAAAGAGGACATTGCACTTATCTTTAACAGAGCAATGAAATCTTCAGAACGCTGGCGTAAAATGAAAGCTCAAGGCAAAAGTGATAGTGATATCAAAAAATCCTTTGATGTAAAAACTGATATGACCGTTTTTTCTTGGAGAGGCGATATTGATACCCTTATGACACCGAGAGATTCAATAAGGTATTACAAAAAATTCTTACGCAGCGGTATGATGTCTATGGTGCCGCAAACCGGTGAGGTACGTGCTTGGGTGGGTGGTATTAATATGACGCATTTTCAATATGACCACGTACAGACAGGTAAGCGTCAAGTAGGGTCTACCTTTAAACCTTTTTTATATGCTACAGCAGTAGATCAGTTACACATATCACCTTGTGATACGCTTCCTAACACGCTATATACTATTCCAGCAGGATCTCACGGGAACACAAAAGATTGGACACCAGAAAACTCTGGTGGTGATATGGGAGGTATGGTTACAATGAAGTATGCACTGGCCCAGTCTATAAATACAATCTCTGCTAGATTGATGGATAAGGTTGGTCCTTCACAAGTATTGAAATTAGCAAGTGACTTAGGTGTAGATACAAAGAATATACCAGAGGTACCTTCTATCGCACTAGGAACTCCAGATATAAGCCTTTATGAAATGGTTTCGGCTTACGGGGCTTTTGCAAATAAAGGGGTGTATGTCAAGCCACAAATGGTAAGCACAATCCAAGATAAAAATGGAACTATATTATATCAACATGTTCCAGAGACAAGAGATGTATTAAGTGATGAGTCTGCTTATATTACGCTAGAACTTATGAAAGGAGTGACCTCCTCTGGATCTGGAGCAAGACTAAGACACAGCTGGCGAAAAGACGGGGTTTATAAAAATACCGTTACAGGTTATCCCTATGGATTCACAAATCCTATTGCGGGTAAAACAGGAACTACACAAAATCAATCTGATGGCTGGTTTATGGGGGTAGTACCAGATCTAGTTACTGGCGTTTGGGTAGGTGGAGATGATAGATCGGTACATTTTCCAGGAATAGGATACGGGCAGGGAGCCACCATGGCTTTACCTATATGGGCACTATACATGAAGGGAGTGTATGCAAATATAGATCTGAAGGTGTCAGATAAAGATTTTGAACGGCCAGAAAATCTTAGTATTGAAACAAATTGTGATAATTATAAAAGTAATGGCGTAAGTGATGACTTACCCGACGAGTTAGATTTTTAA
- a CDS encoding gliding motility lipoprotein GldH — MRSVFLLVVICMGLFSCDSDQVYHRYESLGGNWNINEPVTLEIKDIDSVQPYNLYITVRNDNRYPYSNLFLITSLEFPQGHTLTDTLEYEMAAPDGRWLGEGFGDIKESKLVYKRGERFRESGTYTFTVEHAVRKNGNISGDQTLKGITEVGLRIEKQLEKN; from the coding sequence ATGCGTAGCGTATTTCTATTAGTAGTGATTTGTATGGGTCTGTTCTCTTGTGATTCAGATCAAGTTTATCACAGATATGAATCATTAGGTGGTAATTGGAATATTAATGAGCCTGTAACTTTAGAAATAAAGGATATAGATTCTGTACAGCCTTATAATCTATACATCACAGTACGTAATGATAATAGGTATCCTTACAGCAATTTGTTTTTAATTACATCGTTAGAATTTCCACAGGGTCACACACTCACAGATACATTAGAGTATGAAATGGCTGCACCAGACGGAAGATGGTTAGGAGAGGGCTTTGGGGATATAAAGGAGAGTAAATTAGTGTATAAAAGAGGAGAACGCTTTCGCGAAAGCGGAACCTACACTTTTACCGTAGAACACGCGGTACGTAAAAATGGAAATATTTCTGGCGACCAAACGTTAAAGGGTATTACAGAGGTAGGGTTGCGTATTGAAAAGCAGCTAGAAAAGAATTAA